Proteins encoded within one genomic window of Variovorax sp. OAS795:
- the accD gene encoding acetyl-CoA carboxylase, carboxyltransferase subunit beta has product MSWLEKLLPAKIAQTDPSERRQVPEGLWIKCPACETVLYKTDLEHNQNVCPSCNHHHRIGARARLDAFLDAEGRYEVGQEVLPVDALKFKDSRKYPERLKEALENTGETDALIVMGGSVHSISVVVACFEFEFMGGSMGSVVGERFVRGVETAIEQKVPFICFTATGGARMQEGLLSLMQMAKTNAALTRLAKKGLPYISVLTDPTMGGVSAGFAFVGDVVIAEPKALIGFAGPRVIESTVRVTLPEGFQRAEFLQTKGAIDFISDRRELRKTIASTLAMLLRQPADAVS; this is encoded by the coding sequence ATGAGCTGGCTTGAAAAACTGCTACCCGCCAAGATCGCACAAACCGACCCGTCGGAGCGCCGCCAGGTGCCCGAGGGCCTGTGGATCAAATGCCCCGCCTGCGAGACCGTGCTGTACAAGACCGATCTCGAGCACAACCAGAACGTCTGCCCGAGCTGCAACCACCATCACCGCATCGGTGCGCGCGCCCGGCTCGATGCCTTCCTCGACGCCGAAGGCCGCTACGAGGTCGGCCAGGAAGTGCTCCCCGTCGACGCGCTCAAGTTCAAGGACAGCCGCAAGTACCCCGAGCGGCTGAAGGAAGCCCTCGAGAACACCGGCGAAACCGATGCGCTGATCGTCATGGGCGGCTCGGTCCACAGCATCAGCGTGGTCGTGGCCTGCTTCGAGTTCGAGTTCATGGGCGGCAGCATGGGCAGCGTGGTCGGCGAGCGCTTCGTGCGAGGCGTCGAAACCGCCATCGAGCAGAAGGTGCCGTTCATCTGCTTCACCGCCACCGGCGGCGCCCGCATGCAGGAAGGCCTGCTCTCGCTGATGCAAATGGCCAAGACCAACGCCGCGCTCACGCGCCTCGCGAAAAAGGGCCTGCCCTACATCAGCGTGCTGACCGACCCGACCATGGGTGGCGTCTCGGCTGGCTTCGCCTTCGTGGGCGACGTGGTCATTGCCGAGCCCAAGGCGCTGATCGGCTTTGCCGGCCCGCGCGTGATCGAATCCACCGTGCGCGTGACGCTCCCAGAAGGCTTCCAGCGCGCCGAGTTCCTGCAGACCAAGGGCGCGATCGATTTCATCAGCGACCGCCGCGAACTGCGCAAGACCATTGCGAGCACGCTCGCGATGCTGCTGCGCCAGCCCGCCGACGCGGTGAGCTGA
- the trpA gene encoding tryptophan synthase subunit alpha produces the protein MSRIAATFDALKKDGRRALIPYVTAGFPYADITPELMHGMVAAGADVIELGVPFSDPMADGPVIQKAGEDALAMGIGMKQVLAMVAAFRQQDTATPVVLMGYANPVERYDLVHGKKAFIRDASAAGVDGLLVVDYPPEECEVFAAELKAANIDLIFLLAPTSTSERMAQVARIASGYVYYVSLKGVTGAGHLDTEAVGRMIPRIREHVSIPVGVGFGIRDARTAQAVGSAADAVVIGTKIIQLIDGQPREKVVPVVREFLAGIREALDALPAATPKNAAGR, from the coding sequence ATGAGCCGCATTGCCGCCACCTTCGACGCGCTGAAAAAAGACGGGCGCCGCGCCCTGATTCCTTATGTCACGGCAGGTTTCCCCTACGCCGACATCACGCCCGAGCTGATGCACGGCATGGTCGCCGCGGGCGCCGACGTGATCGAGCTCGGCGTGCCGTTCTCCGATCCCATGGCCGACGGCCCGGTGATCCAGAAGGCCGGCGAGGACGCGCTGGCCATGGGCATCGGCATGAAACAGGTGCTTGCCATGGTGGCGGCGTTCCGCCAGCAGGACACGGCCACGCCGGTGGTGCTGATGGGTTATGCAAACCCGGTCGAGCGCTACGACCTCGTGCATGGCAAGAAGGCCTTCATCCGCGATGCCTCGGCGGCGGGTGTCGACGGCCTGCTGGTGGTCGACTACCCGCCCGAGGAATGCGAAGTCTTCGCCGCCGAGCTCAAGGCCGCCAACATCGACCTGATCTTTCTCCTGGCGCCCACCAGCACCAGCGAGCGCATGGCGCAGGTCGCGCGCATCGCGAGCGGCTATGTCTACTACGTCTCGCTCAAGGGCGTGACCGGTGCCGGCCACCTGGACACCGAGGCGGTCGGCCGGATGATCCCGCGCATCCGCGAGCATGTGAGCATCCCCGTGGGCGTGGGCTTCGGCATCCGCGATGCGCGCACGGCGCAGGCCGTGGGTTCGGCCGCCGACGCGGTCGTGATCGGGACCAAGATCATCCAGCTGATCGACGGGCAGCCGCGCGAGAAGGTGGTGCCCGTGGTGCGCGAATTCCTGGCCGGCATCCGCGAGGCGCTCGATGCGCTGCCCGCCGCTACCCCCAAGAACGCGGCTGGCCGATAA
- the trpB gene encoding tryptophan synthase subunit beta — MQDYQQPDATGHFGNYGGTFASETLTHAINELRDAYARFKDDPAFLAEFHYELKHFVGRPSPVYHAARTSREMGGAQIYLKREDLNHTGAHKINNVIGQAMLARRMGKPRVIAETGAGQHGVATATICARYGLECVVYMGSQDVKRQSPNVYRMNLLGATVVPVESGSKTLKDALNEAMRDWVTNVENTFYIIGTVAGPHPYPTMVRDFQSVIGTECIDQMPAMLAAQGITGEAEGRQPDVVVACVGGGSNAMGIFHPYIPFAGTRLVGVEAAGEGLDSGKHSASILRGSPGVLHGNRTYLLQSEDGQITETHSISAGLDYPGVGPEHAYLADIGRAEYVGITDTEALEAFHYLCRTEGIIPALESSHAVAYAMKLAKTMRQDQSILVNLSGRGDKDIGTVADLSGVDFYDRPSMRGLSVKGGK, encoded by the coding sequence ATCCAGGACTACCAGCAACCCGACGCCACCGGCCATTTCGGCAACTACGGCGGCACCTTCGCGAGCGAAACGCTCACCCACGCGATCAACGAACTGCGCGATGCCTATGCCAGGTTCAAGGACGATCCGGCGTTTCTCGCCGAGTTCCACTACGAGCTGAAGCACTTCGTCGGACGGCCCTCGCCGGTCTACCATGCGGCGCGCACCAGCCGCGAAATGGGCGGCGCGCAGATCTACCTGAAGCGCGAAGACCTGAACCACACCGGCGCGCACAAGATCAACAACGTGATCGGCCAGGCGATGCTCGCGCGACGCATGGGCAAGCCCCGTGTAATCGCCGAAACCGGCGCCGGCCAGCATGGCGTGGCCACCGCCACCATCTGCGCGCGCTACGGGCTCGAGTGCGTGGTCTACATGGGCAGCCAGGACGTGAAGCGCCAGAGCCCCAACGTCTATCGCATGAACCTGCTCGGCGCCACCGTGGTGCCGGTCGAGTCGGGCAGCAAGACGCTGAAGGACGCGCTCAACGAGGCCATGCGCGACTGGGTGACGAACGTGGAAAACACCTTCTACATCATCGGCACCGTGGCCGGCCCGCACCCCTACCCGACGATGGTGCGCGATTTCCAGAGCGTGATCGGCACCGAGTGCATCGACCAGATGCCCGCCATGCTCGCGGCGCAAGGTATCACGGGCGAAGCCGAAGGCCGGCAACCCGACGTGGTGGTGGCCTGCGTGGGCGGCGGCAGCAATGCCATGGGCATCTTCCACCCCTACATTCCGTTCGCGGGAACGCGGCTGGTGGGCGTCGAGGCCGCCGGCGAAGGGCTGGACAGCGGCAAGCATTCGGCCTCGATCCTGCGCGGCAGCCCGGGCGTGCTGCATGGCAACCGAACCTACCTGCTGCAAAGCGAAGACGGGCAGATCACCGAGACCCACAGCATCAGCGCGGGGCTCGACTACCCGGGTGTAGGCCCCGAGCACGCCTACCTGGCCGACATCGGCCGTGCCGAGTACGTCGGCATCACCGACACCGAGGCGCTCGAAGCCTTCCACTACCTGTGCCGCACCGAAGGCATCATTCCCGCCCTCGAATCCAGCCACGCCGTGGCCTATGCCATGAAGCTCGCCAAGACCATGCGGCAGGACCAATCGATCCTGGTGAACCTCTCGGGCCGCGGCGACAAGGACATCGGCACCGTGGCCGACCTGTCGGGCGTCGACTTCTACGACCGGCCCTCGATGCGCGGCCTGAGCGTGAAGGGGGGCAAGTGA
- a CDS encoding phosphoribosylanthranilate isomerase, translated as MTPFRTRIKICGLTREADVDAAVQAGADAVGFVLYPASPRAVTAERAAELASRLPPFITPVLLFVNEEAPNVLASLARVRGAIAQFHGEETPAQCEQSTGPGRFRYMRAARIPLGAAGAGFDLVKYASDYSHAQAILLDAHVEGYGGGGKAFDWSLLPPAVDAHLVLSGGLTPANVSDGIRILRTRCKTLSVDVSSGVEIDGPGNKGLKDAEKIRQFVAAVKAADAPFSS; from the coding sequence ATGACGCCCTTCCGTACCCGCATCAAGATCTGCGGCCTCACGCGTGAGGCCGACGTCGATGCCGCGGTCCAGGCCGGCGCCGATGCCGTCGGCTTCGTGCTCTACCCCGCGAGCCCCCGCGCCGTGACGGCCGAGCGCGCCGCCGAACTGGCTTCGCGCCTGCCGCCCTTCATCACGCCGGTGCTGCTGTTCGTCAACGAGGAGGCGCCGAACGTCCTGGCGTCGCTTGCCCGCGTGAGAGGCGCCATCGCCCAGTTCCACGGCGAGGAAACCCCCGCACAGTGCGAGCAATCGACCGGTCCTGGCCGCTTTCGCTACATGCGCGCCGCGCGTATTCCGCTGGGGGCTGCCGGAGCCGGCTTCGACCTCGTAAAATACGCTTCCGATTACTCCCACGCCCAGGCCATCCTGCTCGACGCCCATGTCGAAGGTTATGGCGGTGGCGGCAAGGCATTCGATTGGTCACTTCTTCCACCCGCCGTCGACGCTCACCTCGTCTTGAGTGGTGGGCTCACACCTGCAAACGTGAGCGATGGCATTCGCATCCTGCGGACGCGCTGCAAGACGCTGTCCGTTGATGTGAGCTCGGGCGTCGAGATCGACGGACCCGGGAACAAGGGCCTGAAGGACGCCGAGAAAATCCGGCAATTCGTCGCAGCAGTCAAAGCCGCCGACGCGCCCTTCTCCAGTTAG
- the truA gene encoding tRNA pseudouridine(38-40) synthase TruA, with protein MRLALGIRYNGQAYEGWQSQRSGRTVQDKLEAALARFADQPIGTLCAGRTDAGVHALMQVVHFDTGVEREPFSWMRGTNRYLPDDIAVQWAHPVPGEFHCRASALARRYLYVLSQSPVRPSLDSGRVGWSMHALDGDAMRAAAALLVGQHDFSSFRASACQARSPVKDLRRIEITRVGAGDRCRWHFEFEADAFLHHMIRNLMGCLVRIGRGDERPEWIAEVLEARSRKVAAPTFSASGLYFLGPLYDAKWGLPAEATLQAGGAPYDGPP; from the coding sequence GTGAGGCTGGCGCTCGGCATCCGCTACAACGGCCAGGCGTACGAGGGCTGGCAAAGCCAGCGCTCGGGCCGCACGGTGCAGGACAAGCTGGAAGCCGCGCTGGCCCGGTTCGCCGACCAGCCCATCGGCACGCTGTGCGCCGGCCGCACCGATGCCGGCGTGCACGCACTGATGCAGGTCGTGCATTTCGATACCGGCGTCGAACGCGAACCCTTCTCCTGGATGCGCGGCACCAACCGCTACCTGCCCGACGACATCGCGGTGCAGTGGGCGCACCCGGTGCCTGGCGAGTTTCATTGCCGCGCCAGCGCGTTGGCGCGCCGCTACCTCTATGTTCTCTCGCAGTCGCCCGTGCGTCCCAGCCTCGATTCGGGCCGGGTCGGCTGGTCGATGCATGCGCTCGATGGCGATGCGATGCGCGCGGCCGCGGCCCTGCTGGTCGGCCAGCACGATTTCAGTTCTTTTCGCGCCTCCGCCTGCCAGGCGCGTTCGCCGGTCAAGGACCTGCGGCGCATCGAGATCACACGGGTCGGCGCCGGCGACCGCTGCCGCTGGCATTTCGAGTTCGAGGCCGATGCCTTCCTGCACCACATGATCCGCAACCTGATGGGCTGCCTCGTGCGCATCGGCCGCGGCGACGAACGGCCCGAGTGGATCGCGGAGGTGCTCGAAGCCCGCAGCCGCAAGGTGGCGGCACCCACTTTCTCGGCCAGCGGGCTGTATTTTCTCGGGCCTTTGTACGACGCGAAGTGGGGTCTGCCGGCCGAAGCCACGCTGCAGGCCGGCGGCGCTCCTTATGATGGGCCGCCATGA
- a CDS encoding FimV/HubP family polar landmark protein, producing the protein MTRHLLPAARPSAARPSLPLNGLRLSVLGAAVAVVLGMASTDASAFALGQLKVQSALGEPLRAEIDVTEMAAAEADSLKINVASADAFKKAGVPYNAALSDVRATLQRRAGGQYVVRLTGSRPLNDPFIDLLLEANGSSGRMVRDYTVLLDPPVTRQAAPSAPIAPSTPQVSTPVERPAAAAARARRERAPVAPVTAPPAAAPAASAAPQAPSAATATPRPAGSGEQVTVQRGDTASKIAGAYKPADVSLDQMLVALLLANPDAFVGGNINRMRAGAVLDLPSATEAGAILPSEARRTITAQSRDFGAYRQRLAENAPTSNVAAASRKATGKLQANVEDRNAAASAPDKLTISQGSAATRAADEKVAQARQAQDSNNRVAELSKNINELAKLKAATGTAAPATGAAAAPAAPGISVPNPGVATAASPAAAPAPVAAPAPAAAPAAPVVPAATPAAAPAPAATAPVAAPVAAAPAAAAAPAVAATAATPSEAAPAVPAAAASAAAAAATPKPVVKAAPPPAPAERSFMEELLDNPLMLAGAALIALLVAFLLYRVLGRRREEMSESVFLESRIPKDSFFGASGGESVDTKHRGDSSVSSLSYSPSQLDAGDVDPVAEADVYLAYGRDLQAEEILREALRVSPDRTAIHLKLLEIHAKRRDVRAFEGLATEVHKLTNGTGSDWNRVVDMGKDLDPGNPLYESGASRGVSAAESAAFAGALASAAKPPAPVAPAPVAPPVAVAPTPAFVPSVAPLDFDLDLSQPPAPAPIPAPVSASLPKTAYAAPVPPAAALSNGHAHAPAAAVDLENDFDTGPGALPSITRPSALSEADGNTRPAGLRGGSLPADSGFIEFDMSALAGLPARPAAGAPEPARLAATLPEDDDGDDSPHAVKLSLARELQAIGDVEGARSLVEEVEAESAGDLKTQARQLLAELR; encoded by the coding sequence ATGACAAGACATCTGTTGCCCGCGGCCCGCCCATCGGCCGCCCGCCCTTCCCTACCCTTGAACGGCCTTCGCCTTTCCGTTCTGGGCGCAGCCGTTGCGGTGGTATTGGGCATGGCGAGCACCGACGCCAGCGCCTTTGCGCTGGGCCAGTTGAAGGTGCAATCGGCGCTGGGTGAACCGCTTCGCGCCGAGATCGACGTGACCGAAATGGCCGCCGCCGAAGCGGACAGCCTGAAGATCAACGTTGCCAGTGCCGACGCTTTCAAGAAGGCGGGCGTTCCGTACAACGCGGCCTTGAGCGACGTCCGAGCCACGCTGCAGCGCCGCGCGGGCGGCCAGTACGTCGTGCGGCTCACCGGCAGCCGCCCGCTCAATGACCCCTTCATCGATTTGTTGCTCGAAGCCAACGGATCGTCGGGCCGCATGGTGCGCGACTACACCGTGCTGCTCGATCCGCCAGTGACCCGCCAGGCCGCACCGAGCGCTCCCATTGCGCCGTCGACGCCGCAGGTCAGCACGCCGGTCGAGCGTCCCGCCGCGGCCGCAGCCCGGGCGCGCCGCGAACGTGCACCGGTGGCGCCCGTCACGGCGCCTCCCGCAGCAGCACCGGCCGCATCGGCCGCTCCGCAGGCCCCCAGTGCCGCCACAGCCACGCCGCGTCCCGCCGGCAGCGGCGAGCAGGTCACCGTGCAGCGCGGCGATACCGCCAGCAAGATCGCCGGTGCCTACAAGCCCGCCGACGTCTCGCTCGACCAGATGCTGGTGGCGCTGTTGCTCGCCAACCCCGACGCCTTTGTCGGCGGCAACATCAATCGCATGCGGGCGGGCGCCGTGCTCGACCTGCCCAGTGCCACCGAAGCCGGCGCCATCCTGCCGTCCGAAGCCAGGCGCACCATCACCGCGCAAAGCCGCGACTTCGGCGCCTACCGCCAGCGCCTGGCCGAGAACGCGCCCACCTCGAACGTGGCTGCCGCCAGCCGCAAGGCGACAGGGAAGCTGCAAGCCAATGTCGAAGACCGCAATGCCGCGGCAAGCGCTCCCGACAAGCTGACGATCTCGCAAGGCAGCGCGGCCACCCGTGCTGCCGACGAGAAGGTCGCGCAGGCTCGGCAGGCACAGGACAGCAACAACCGCGTGGCGGAGCTTTCCAAGAACATCAACGAGCTCGCAAAGCTCAAGGCGGCCACTGGCACCGCGGCGCCGGCGACCGGCGCCGCTGCAGCGCCCGCGGCACCTGGAATTTCGGTTCCCAACCCGGGCGTGGCCACTGCCGCGTCGCCGGCAGCGGCTCCTGCGCCGGTTGCCGCCCCGGCTCCGGCCGCCGCTCCCGCCGCGCCGGTGGTACCGGCCGCGACCCCGGCCGCCGCCCCGGCGCCTGCCGCTACCGCACCGGTTGCAGCGCCGGTGGCCGCCGCACCGGCAGCAGCCGCTGCGCCGGCCGTTGCCGCAACCGCCGCCACACCGTCCGAAGCTGCACCGGCCGTTCCTGCCGCTGCAGCGAGTGCCGCAGCCGCCGCAGCTACGCCCAAGCCGGTGGTCAAGGCCGCCCCGCCGCCGGCACCGGCCGAACGCAGCTTCATGGAAGAATTGCTCGACAACCCGCTGATGCTCGCGGGTGCGGCACTGATCGCCTTGCTCGTCGCCTTCCTGCTGTACCGCGTGCTGGGCCGCCGGCGCGAGGAAATGAGCGAAAGCGTGTTCCTCGAAAGCCGGATCCCGAAGGACTCGTTCTTCGGCGCCAGCGGCGGCGAATCGGTGGACACCAAGCACCGCGGTGATTCCAGCGTCTCGTCGCTGTCGTACTCGCCGAGCCAGCTCGACGCAGGCGATGTCGACCCGGTCGCCGAAGCCGACGTGTACCTGGCCTACGGCCGCGACCTGCAGGCCGAGGAAATCCTTCGCGAAGCGCTGCGCGTGAGCCCGGACCGCACGGCCATCCACCTCAAGCTCCTCGAGATCCACGCCAAGCGCCGCGACGTGCGGGCCTTCGAGGGCCTTGCGACCGAAGTGCACAAGCTGACCAACGGCACCGGTTCCGACTGGAACCGCGTCGTGGACATGGGCAAGGACCTCGATCCGGGCAACCCGCTGTACGAATCGGGTGCGTCCCGCGGCGTGAGCGCGGCCGAGAGCGCCGCCTTCGCCGGCGCCCTGGCCTCGGCTGCCAAGCCGCCTGCCCCGGTGGCGCCCGCACCGGTCGCGCCGCCCGTCGCCGTGGCCCCCACGCCGGCGTTCGTGCCTTCGGTGGCCCCGCTGGACTTCGACCTGGACCTGAGCCAGCCCCCGGCTCCCGCGCCCATCCCCGCTCCGGTGAGCGCCAGCCTGCCGAAGACGGCGTATGCGGCGCCGGTCCCGCCAGCCGCTGCGTTGTCCAACGGCCATGCACATGCACCGGCGGCAGCGGTCGACCTGGAAAACGACTTCGACACCGGCCCCGGCGCACTGCCATCGATCACGCGCCCCTCGGCATTGAGCGAAGCCGATGGCAACACCCGTCCCGCAGGACTGCGCGGCGGCAGCCTTCCCGCCGATTCGGGCTTCATCGAATTCGACATGAGCGCGCTCGCCGGCCTTCCTGCCCGTCCGGCAGCCGGTGCGCCGGAGCCGGCACGGCTTGCCGCCACCCTGCCCGAAGACGACGATGGCGACGACAGCCCGCACGCGGTCAAGCTGTCGCTGGCCCGTGAACTGCAGGCCATCGGCGACGTCGAAGGCGCCCGCTCGCTGGTCGAGGAAGTCGAGGCCGAAAGCGCCGGCGACCTGAAGACCCAGGCAAGGCAACTCCTCGCCGAGCTGCGCTGA
- the asd gene encoding aspartate-semialdehyde dehydrogenase — MANASQPLVGLVGWRGMVGSVLMDRMQAEGDFGLIEPLFFSTSNAGGKAPAMAKNETALNDANDLEALKKCDIVITCQGGDYTSEVFPKLRAAGWTGHWIDAASTLRMQDDAVIVLDPVNLPVIQNALANGGKNWIGGNCTVSCMLMGVGALYKAGLVEWMTSMTYQAASGGGAQHMRELLTQFGTLNAEVRSLLDDPKSAILEIDRKVLHRQQNLSAAETANFGAPLGGSLIPWIDKDLGDGMSKEEWKAGAETNKILGQGAGFGSAAVPVDGFCVRVGAMRCHSQALTFKLRKDVPLADIEAMIAADNAWAKVVPNTREATLKDLTPVAVTGTMDIPVGRIRKLAMGPEYVGAFTIGDQLLWGAAEPLRRMLRILLEA, encoded by the coding sequence ATGGCGAACGCATCTCAACCTCTGGTCGGCCTCGTGGGCTGGCGCGGCATGGTCGGCTCGGTCCTGATGGATCGCATGCAGGCCGAAGGCGACTTCGGACTCATCGAGCCGCTGTTCTTCTCGACTTCCAATGCCGGCGGCAAGGCCCCGGCCATGGCCAAGAACGAGACCGCGCTCAACGATGCGAACGACCTCGAAGCGCTGAAGAAGTGCGACATCGTCATCACCTGCCAGGGCGGCGACTACACCAGCGAGGTGTTTCCCAAGCTGCGTGCCGCCGGCTGGACCGGCCACTGGATCGATGCGGCCTCCACGCTGCGCATGCAGGACGACGCCGTCATCGTGCTCGACCCGGTGAACCTGCCCGTCATCCAGAACGCGCTGGCCAACGGCGGCAAGAACTGGATCGGCGGCAACTGCACCGTGAGCTGCATGCTCATGGGCGTGGGCGCTCTCTACAAGGCCGGCCTGGTCGAGTGGATGACCAGCATGACCTACCAGGCCGCTTCGGGCGGCGGCGCGCAGCACATGCGCGAACTGCTCACGCAGTTCGGCACGCTCAACGCCGAAGTGCGCTCCCTGCTGGACGACCCCAAGTCGGCCATCCTCGAAATCGATCGCAAGGTGCTGCACCGGCAGCAGAACCTGAGCGCGGCCGAAACGGCCAACTTCGGTGCGCCGCTCGGCGGCTCGCTGATCCCCTGGATCGACAAGGACCTGGGTGACGGCATGTCGAAGGAAGAGTGGAAGGCCGGCGCCGAAACCAACAAGATCCTCGGCCAGGGCGCGGGCTTCGGCAGCGCCGCCGTGCCGGTCGACGGCTTCTGCGTGCGCGTCGGCGCCATGCGCTGCCACAGCCAGGCCCTGACCTTCAAGCTCAGGAAGGACGTGCCGCTGGCCGACATCGAAGCGATGATCGCCGCCGACAACGCCTGGGCGAAGGTGGTGCCGAACACCCGCGAGGCCACCCTCAAGGACCTGACACCGGTCGCCGTGACCGGTACCATGGACATTCCCGTGGGCCGAATCCGCAAGCTGGCCATGGGCCCGGAATACGTCGGCGCGTTCACCATTGGCGACCAGCTGTTGTGGGGCGCGGCGGAACCGCTGCGCCGCATGCTGCGCATCCTGCTCGAGGCCTGA
- the leuB gene encoding 3-isopropylmalate dehydrogenase, producing MKIAVLPGDGIGTEIVAEAIRVLDALDLSFEMESALVGGAAYEAHGHPLPEATLKLAKEADAVLFGAVGDWKYDKLDRPLRPEQAILGLRKNLGLFANFRPAICYEQLVGASSLKPELISGLDILIIRELTGDIYFGQPRGRRTAVDGHFPGAEEAFDTMRYSRPEVERIARVAFEAARKRNKRVTSVDKANVLETFQFWKDVVTEVHKDYPDIELDHMYVDNAAMQLVKAPKKFDVIVTGNMFGDILSDEAAMLTGSIGMLPSASLNSSNQGLYEPSHGSAPDIAGKGVANPLATILSAAMMLRFSLNQAEAADRIESAVKHVLASGLRTGDIWSEGTKRVGTREMGDAVVAAITKKTITG from the coding sequence ATGAAAATCGCAGTTCTTCCCGGCGACGGCATCGGCACCGAAATCGTGGCCGAGGCCATCCGCGTGCTCGACGCACTCGACCTCTCGTTCGAAATGGAATCGGCGCTCGTGGGCGGCGCCGCCTACGAGGCGCACGGCCATCCGCTGCCCGAAGCGACGCTCAAGCTCGCGAAGGAAGCCGACGCAGTGCTGTTCGGCGCCGTCGGCGACTGGAAGTACGACAAGCTCGACCGCCCGCTGCGCCCCGAGCAAGCGATTCTTGGCCTGCGCAAGAACCTCGGCCTGTTCGCGAACTTCCGTCCCGCCATCTGCTACGAGCAGCTGGTGGGCGCATCGAGCCTCAAGCCCGAGCTGATTTCGGGCCTGGACATCCTCATCATCCGCGAGCTGACCGGCGACATCTACTTCGGCCAGCCGCGCGGACGCCGCACGGCGGTGGACGGCCACTTTCCGGGCGCCGAAGAAGCCTTCGACACCATGCGCTATTCGCGCCCCGAGGTCGAGCGCATCGCGCGCGTGGCCTTCGAAGCGGCCCGCAAGCGCAACAAGCGCGTGACCAGCGTCGACAAGGCCAACGTGCTCGAGACCTTCCAGTTCTGGAAGGACGTGGTGACCGAGGTGCACAAGGACTATCCGGACATCGAGCTCGACCACATGTACGTCGACAACGCGGCCATGCAGCTCGTGAAGGCGCCCAAGAAGTTCGACGTGATCGTCACCGGCAACATGTTCGGCGACATTCTCTCGGACGAAGCCGCCATGCTCACCGGCTCCATCGGCATGCTGCCCTCGGCCTCGCTCAATTCGAGCAACCAGGGCCTGTATGAGCCCAGCCACGGCAGTGCGCCCGACATTGCGGGCAAAGGGGTTGCCAATCCATTGGCTACAATACTGTCCGCTGCCATGATGCTCCGCTTTTCACTCAACCAAGCCGAAGCTGCCGACCGTATCGAGTCGGCGGTCAAGCATGTGCTCGCCTCGGGGCTGCGCACGGGTGACATCTGGTCAGAAGGTACGAAGCGCGTCGGCACCCGTGAGATGGGCGACGCGGTCGTTGCAGCAATCACCAAAAAGACGATTACCGGCTAA
- the leuD gene encoding 3-isopropylmalate dehydratase small subunit gives MQKFTVHKGLVAPMDRENVDTDAIIPKQFLKSIRKTGFGQNLFDEWRYLDAGFPGQDPASRKPNPDFVLNQPRYAGASILLARKNFGCGSSREHAPWALDQYGFRAIIAPSYADIFFNNSFKNGLLPIVLPEAQVAQLFDETLAFPGYTLTIDLERQVVVKPDGGELAFDVQAFRKYCLVNGLDDIGLTLRHQDKIKAFEAERLAQKPWLAHTMIA, from the coding sequence ATGCAGAAATTCACCGTGCACAAGGGCCTCGTGGCGCCGATGGACCGCGAGAACGTCGACACCGACGCGATCATTCCGAAGCAGTTCCTCAAGTCGATCCGCAAGACCGGCTTCGGCCAGAACCTCTTCGATGAATGGCGCTACCTGGACGCCGGCTTTCCGGGCCAGGACCCGGCCAGCCGCAAGCCCAACCCCGACTTCGTGCTGAACCAGCCGCGCTACGCGGGCGCATCGATTCTCCTGGCGCGCAAGAACTTCGGCTGCGGTTCGTCGCGCGAACATGCACCCTGGGCGCTCGACCAGTACGGCTTTCGCGCGATCATTGCGCCGAGCTATGCCGACATCTTCTTCAACAACAGCTTCAAGAACGGCCTGCTGCCCATCGTGCTGCCCGAGGCGCAGGTGGCGCAGCTGTTCGACGAGACCCTTGCCTTCCCCGGCTACACGCTGACCATCGACCTGGAACGCCAGGTGGTGGTGAAGCCCGATGGCGGCGAGCTGGCATTCGACGTGCAGGCCTTCCGCAAGTACTGCCTGGTCAACGGCCTGGACGACATCGGCCTCACGCTGCGCCACCAGGACAAGATCAAGGCCTTCGAGGCCGAGCGGCTGGCGCAGAAGCCCTGGCTCGCGCACACGATGATCGCCTGA